From the genome of Rarobacter incanus, one region includes:
- a CDS encoding cytochrome b, with protein sequence MTTANAESSPNQAAPATKAGRAADYLDQRTGIAVAVKEFARKVFPDHWSFMLGEVALYSFVVLVLTGIFLTMFFVPSMGLTTYHGPVATMQGLEMSEAFASTLRLSFEVRGGLLIRQIHHWAALIFVAAMVTHMMRIFFTGAFRKPRELNWVVGFLLLILGLLAGFSGYSLPDDVLSGNGLRITDGVVKSIPIIGSYMSYMIFGGEFPGHDIIPRLFTVHVLLVPGLILSLIAVHLLLVVVHKHTQYPGGGRTDNNVVGFPLFPVYTAKAGGFFFVVFGVLALMGGTMAINNVWNYGPYDPSPVSAGAQPDWYMLFLEGSLRLMPGQTEVVIGGYTLSLNVLIPAAVVPLILFAFLATYPFLEAWVTKDKRPHSVLDRPRNVPTRTGLGVAVLSAFLILVLAGSNDLIATHFEMSINAITWVFRFAFFLLPVASFWVTKRICLSLQRKDRELVLHGHEHGRIVRTDEGEYYEVHKPLNDQELWLRVNYNAHSPLPLEAQPYDESGKKNKGYRKAKFRSKLSKFFYEDRVEPVTPAELEAAHAHHGERIESGASH encoded by the coding sequence GTGACAACCGCAAACGCCGAATCCTCACCGAATCAGGCAGCGCCCGCGACCAAAGCGGGTCGGGCAGCGGACTACCTCGACCAGCGCACCGGCATCGCGGTAGCGGTCAAGGAGTTTGCCCGCAAGGTCTTCCCCGACCACTGGTCCTTCATGCTCGGTGAAGTCGCGCTCTATTCGTTCGTAGTCCTGGTACTCACCGGGATCTTCCTGACGATGTTCTTCGTCCCTTCGATGGGCCTGACCACCTACCACGGCCCCGTCGCCACGATGCAGGGCCTGGAAATGTCGGAGGCGTTCGCATCGACCTTGCGGCTATCGTTCGAGGTCCGCGGCGGACTGCTGATACGGCAGATTCACCACTGGGCTGCTCTGATCTTTGTCGCCGCCATGGTGACGCACATGATGCGGATCTTCTTCACCGGAGCGTTCCGCAAACCGCGTGAGCTCAACTGGGTGGTGGGCTTCCTGCTGCTCATCCTCGGGCTCCTTGCCGGATTCTCCGGGTATTCACTCCCCGACGATGTCCTTTCGGGTAATGGCCTGCGGATCACGGACGGCGTAGTCAAGTCGATCCCGATCATCGGGTCGTACATGTCCTACATGATTTTCGGCGGCGAGTTCCCCGGACACGACATCATTCCGCGACTGTTCACCGTCCACGTTCTCCTTGTCCCGGGTCTCATTTTGTCGCTGATCGCCGTGCACCTGCTCTTGGTCGTGGTCCACAAGCACACCCAGTACCCCGGCGGCGGACGCACGGACAACAACGTCGTCGGATTCCCGCTCTTCCCCGTCTACACCGCGAAGGCCGGCGGCTTCTTCTTCGTTGTCTTTGGTGTGCTGGCGCTCATGGGCGGCACCATGGCGATCAACAACGTTTGGAACTACGGCCCATACGACCCATCGCCCGTATCGGCCGGTGCACAACCAGACTGGTACATGCTCTTCCTCGAGGGATCGCTCCGCTTGATGCCGGGGCAGACAGAGGTAGTGATCGGCGGATACACGCTGTCGCTCAACGTGTTGATACCCGCCGCAGTCGTCCCGCTGATCCTCTTTGCGTTCCTCGCGACCTATCCGTTCCTCGAAGCCTGGGTCACCAAGGACAAGCGCCCCCACAGCGTGCTCGACCGGCCACGAAACGTACCCACCCGAACGGGACTCGGCGTGGCCGTGCTCAGCGCATTCCTGATCCTGGTCCTCGCCGGATCGAACGACTTGATCGCGACGCACTTCGAAATGTCGATCAACGCAATCACGTGGGTGTTCCGTTTTGCGTTCTTCCTGCTGCCGGTGGCCTCGTTCTGGGTCACTAAGCGCATTTGCCTCAGCTTGCAGCGCAAGGATCGCGAGCTCGTACTGCACGGACACGAGCATGGGCGGATCGTCCGCACGGACGAGGGCGAATACTACGAGGTACACAAGCCGCTCAACGACCAGGAGCTGTGGCTTCGCGTCAACTACAACGCCCACAGCCCGCTGCCGCTCGAGGCGCAACCGTATGACGAATCAGGTAAGAAGAACAAGGGGTACCGGAAGGCGAAGTTCCGCTCCAAGCTATCGAAGTTCTTCTACGAGGATCGCGTGGAGCCCGTGACGCCTGCGGAACTCGAAGCAGCCCATGCGCATCACGGGGAGCGGATCGAAAGCGGCGCTTCCCACTGA
- a CDS encoding superoxide dismutase: MSVYTLPDLSYDYGELAPHISARIMELHHSKHHAAYVAGANAALEKLEEARAAGNFDTVNQLEKNLAFNLGGHVNHSAFWTNLSPNGGGEPTGDLAEAIGKDFGSFDAFQKHFAATALGVQGSGWSILAWDSIGQKLIIVQLYDQQGNLALGLTPIVLLDVWEHAYYLDYANVRGDYVKAWWNVVNWDDAAERFARAKTQTAGLIVP; encoded by the coding sequence ATGTCCGTATACACGCTCCCAGATCTCAGCTACGACTACGGTGAGCTCGCGCCCCACATTTCCGCACGGATCATGGAGTTGCACCACTCCAAGCACCACGCCGCGTACGTGGCGGGGGCAAACGCGGCACTCGAGAAGCTCGAAGAGGCACGCGCGGCCGGCAACTTCGACACCGTGAACCAGTTGGAAAAGAACCTCGCGTTCAACCTCGGTGGGCACGTCAACCACTCTGCTTTCTGGACTAACCTGTCCCCCAACGGCGGAGGAGAGCCCACCGGTGACCTAGCCGAAGCAATCGGCAAGGACTTCGGTTCGTTCGACGCGTTCCAAAAGCACTTCGCGGCAACAGCGCTCGGTGTGCAGGGATCGGGCTGGTCGATTCTCGCATGGGATTCGATCGGGCAGAAGCTGATCATCGTTCAGCTATACGACCAGCAGGGCAACCTCGCACTCGGTTTGACACCCATCGTGCTGCTGGACGTTTGGGAGCACGCTTACTACCTGGATTACGCCAACGTCCGCGGCGACTACGTCAAGGCCTGGTGGAACGTTGTCAACTGGGACGACGCCGCGGAGCGTTTTGCTCGCGCCAAGACCCAGACCGCGGGCTTGATCGTTCCGTAG
- a CDS encoding cytochrome c oxidase subunit 4, whose product MKTEIRLFEGTGSFFALAALAYGFCTHMWGQEGLEPVGTAALVLVAALSLMIGVYLRVTARHIDPRPEDDPAGSIEGNGGDQGAFSPWSWWPLVLAAAGAICFAGMALGWWIFGIGAALGVVALVGWVFEFSRGQHAH is encoded by the coding sequence ATGAAGACTGAGATTCGACTCTTCGAAGGGACGGGATCGTTCTTCGCCCTGGCCGCTTTGGCCTACGGTTTCTGTACCCACATGTGGGGGCAGGAGGGCCTGGAGCCCGTCGGAACGGCAGCGCTGGTCCTGGTTGCGGCGTTGTCGCTGATGATCGGCGTCTACCTGCGGGTCACCGCCCGCCACATCGATCCGCGTCCCGAGGACGACCCGGCCGGCTCTATCGAAGGAAACGGCGGGGACCAGGGAGCCTTTTCGCCGTGGAGCTGGTGGCCGTTGGTTCTCGCCGCCGCTGGAGCGATTTGCTTCGCAGGCATGGCCCTGGGCTGGTGGATCTTCGGCATTGGAGCCGCCCTGGGCGTGGTTGCCCTGGTCGGCTGGGTGTTCGAATTCTCGCGGGGTCAGCACGCCCACTAG
- the ctaD gene encoding cytochrome c oxidase subunit I: MSAAANVETVPGLEGTHRNFGRTVVKWITSTDHKTIGYMYLITSFIFFCIGGVMALVIRAELFEPGLQFVQSSEQYNQLFTMHGTIMLLLFATPLFAGFANVIVPLQIGAPDVAFPRLNMFAYWLYLFGGLIAAGGFFTRDGAAAFGWFAYAPLSNSTFSPGVGGDLWVFGLALGGFGTILGAVNFITTILTMRAPGMTMFRMPIFTWNTLITSMLILMAFPPLAAALFALGADRVLGAQVFNPENGGAILWQHLFWFFGHPEVYIIALPFFGIVSEIFPVFSRKPIFGYKGLVYATISIAALSVTVWAHHMYVTGAVLLPFFSFMTMLIAVPTGVKFFNWIGTMWRGKLTFETPMLWSLGFLVTFLFGGLTGVILSSPVLDFHISDTYFVVAHFHYVIFGTVTFAMFAGFYFWWPKFTGRMLNERIGKVHFWLTFIGFHTTFLVQHWLGVEGMPRRYADYMKTDGFTTLNQVSTIGSIILAISVLPFLWNVYITWRKAPLVRVDDPWGFGASLEWATSCPPPRHNFNAIPRIRSERPALDAHYPALAAMDVPSDNESKLAHVVGQADLRSTAKEK; this comes from the coding sequence ATGAGCGCGGCGGCGAACGTAGAGACCGTTCCAGGCCTTGAGGGCACGCACAGGAACTTCGGTCGCACCGTAGTCAAGTGGATCACGTCGACGGACCACAAGACGATCGGGTACATGTACCTGATCACGTCGTTCATCTTCTTCTGCATCGGCGGCGTCATGGCGCTCGTCATCCGCGCCGAACTGTTCGAGCCGGGCTTGCAATTCGTGCAAAGCTCGGAGCAATACAACCAGCTGTTCACGATGCACGGCACGATCATGCTGTTGCTGTTCGCGACGCCGCTGTTCGCCGGATTCGCCAACGTCATTGTGCCGTTGCAGATAGGTGCGCCGGACGTCGCGTTCCCACGTTTGAACATGTTTGCTTACTGGCTCTACCTGTTCGGCGGGCTTATAGCGGCGGGTGGTTTCTTCACCCGCGACGGCGCTGCTGCGTTTGGTTGGTTCGCCTACGCGCCCCTGTCGAACTCCACGTTCAGCCCCGGTGTGGGCGGTGACCTGTGGGTATTCGGTCTCGCCCTCGGAGGCTTTGGGACCATCCTCGGTGCGGTGAACTTCATTACGACAATCCTGACCATGCGCGCGCCCGGCATGACGATGTTCCGGATGCCCATATTTACGTGGAACACGCTGATCACTTCGATGCTGATCCTCATGGCGTTCCCGCCGCTCGCCGCGGCGCTGTTTGCGCTGGGAGCGGACCGCGTTCTGGGAGCTCAGGTTTTCAACCCGGAAAACGGCGGAGCCATCCTGTGGCAGCACCTGTTCTGGTTCTTTGGCCACCCCGAGGTCTACATCATCGCGTTGCCGTTCTTCGGAATCGTCTCCGAGATATTCCCGGTATTCAGCCGCAAGCCGATCTTTGGATACAAGGGCCTGGTCTACGCGACCATTTCGATTGCCGCCCTCTCCGTGACGGTCTGGGCGCACCACATGTACGTCACAGGCGCGGTGTTGCTCCCCTTCTTCTCGTTCATGACGATGCTGATCGCAGTCCCCACCGGCGTAAAGTTCTTCAACTGGATCGGGACGATGTGGAGGGGCAAACTCACCTTCGAGACCCCCATGCTATGGTCGCTCGGGTTCCTGGTGACGTTCCTGTTTGGTGGGCTCACGGGCGTGATCCTGTCTTCACCGGTGCTGGACTTCCACATTTCTGACACCTACTTCGTGGTCGCACACTTCCACTACGTGATTTTCGGAACCGTGACATTCGCGATGTTCGCTGGGTTCTACTTCTGGTGGCCGAAGTTCACCGGCAGGATGCTCAATGAACGCATCGGGAAGGTGCACTTCTGGCTGACATTCATCGGCTTCCACACGACATTCCTTGTGCAGCACTGGCTGGGCGTGGAAGGCATGCCGCGACGCTACGCCGATTACATGAAGACCGACGGTTTCACGACGCTGAACCAGGTGTCCACGATCGGTTCGATCATCCTGGCCATATCGGTTCTTCCCTTCCTGTGGAACGTCTACATCACGTGGCGTAAAGCTCCCCTGGTGCGGGTCGACGACCCGTGGGGCTTTGGGGCCTCACTTGAGTGGGCGACGTCGTGCCCGCCGCCGCGACACAATTTCAACGCTATTCCGCGCATCCGTTCCGAGCGTCCCGCGCTAGACGCCCACTATCCTGCGCTGGCCGCCATGGATGTACCTTCCGACAATGAGAGCAAGCTGGCGCATGTCGTTGGCCAAGCTGATCTGCGCTCGACGGCGAAAGAAAAGTAG
- the coxB gene encoding cytochrome c oxidase subunit II, with the protein MSAIVLTVGLLAVTGCSAAEKRGYLPGYDDGQVTNHTEKITTLWVGSWISALIVGLITWGLTIWCIIVYRKRKGDNKLPTQVRYHVPLEIMYVLVPLVMIGGLYFFTVKDQLAIRDVSAKADLTVEVIGKQWSWDFNYLKEAPRGRASLDADNLVQGDFYVSGLQVDNVGALDEPLLDSDGNIVKGTDETLPTLVLPVNETVQFNIYSRDVIHSFWIPAFLDKMDMIPGRANTWQVTPTRIGTYAGKCAELCGERHSGMLFNVKVVSQEDYEKWADEQRQDHTGRLGLDLNRLQDGGNETSVEES; encoded by the coding sequence GTGAGCGCCATTGTGCTTACGGTCGGCCTCTTGGCCGTGACCGGGTGCTCCGCAGCCGAGAAACGTGGATACCTTCCCGGCTACGACGACGGTCAGGTGACTAACCACACCGAGAAAATCACGACCTTGTGGGTCGGGTCTTGGATATCGGCGTTGATCGTCGGTCTCATCACCTGGGGCCTCACGATTTGGTGCATCATCGTCTACCGCAAGCGCAAGGGCGACAACAAGTTGCCCACGCAGGTCCGCTATCACGTGCCGCTGGAGATCATGTATGTGTTGGTGCCGCTCGTTATGATCGGTGGGCTGTACTTCTTCACGGTGAAGGACCAGCTAGCAATCCGGGACGTGTCGGCCAAGGCCGACCTGACCGTCGAGGTGATCGGAAAGCAGTGGAGCTGGGACTTTAACTACCTGAAGGAAGCGCCGCGGGGACGGGCCTCGCTCGACGCAGACAACCTTGTGCAGGGTGACTTCTACGTCTCCGGCCTGCAAGTGGACAACGTCGGCGCTCTCGATGAGCCGCTTCTGGATTCGGACGGCAACATTGTCAAGGGAACCGACGAGACGTTGCCGACGCTGGTGTTGCCGGTAAACGAGACCGTCCAATTCAATATCTACTCTCGTGACGTCATTCACTCCTTTTGGATTCCCGCGTTCCTCGACAAGATGGACATGATCCCGGGGCGGGCCAACACGTGGCAGGTGACACCGACTCGCATCGGAACGTACGCCGGTAAGTGCGCTGAGTTGTGCGGCGAGCGGCACTCGGGGATGTTGTTCAACGTCAAGGTCGTGTCTCAGGAAGACTACGAGAAATGGGCCGACGAGCAGCGTCAGGATCACACGGGCCGCTTAGGACTCGACCTCAACAGGTTGCAGGATGGCGGCAATGAAACTTCTGTGGAGGAAAGCTGA
- a CDS encoding aminotransferase class V-fold PLP-dependent enzyme, whose product MHYLDATGAVRPRPCAFEAMQSGIASLWGDPHHDHAYGRQARRGLDAARETIAGVVGARRDDVIVTSSLTQALNTVVGAASAARRRRFGSRILVQESARTSALHAAYYFGDAQTVPVDSAGIIDAGALAQRFAAGTSSLFLGEHANVESGAIQDLPAVFAACDAVGVPSVIDASVTAGRLEIPSGWDALVLDAGEWGAGFRLGFVVARPSTRLRPVWPPDAEAWFPGGISAPLAFTAAVALEHAVAERAAEQARIFALSAILRAELESVEGVCVVGPPEPSRRMAHIVSVALQGADGEAVARELGKAGYAVGTGSACTSSTIEPNHVLRAMGVAFDGHLRFTLDHQSVESDVVGFGPVLDGVLRSI is encoded by the coding sequence GTGCACTATCTCGATGCAACCGGGGCGGTCAGGCCTCGTCCCTGTGCCTTTGAGGCCATGCAATCCGGCATCGCAAGCCTGTGGGGCGACCCTCATCACGACCACGCCTACGGGCGCCAAGCACGCCGCGGCCTGGATGCGGCGCGCGAAACGATTGCCGGCGTAGTTGGTGCCAGGCGCGATGACGTCATCGTGACCAGTTCCTTGACGCAAGCCTTGAACACGGTCGTCGGGGCGGCCTCCGCGGCCCGCAGGCGCCGGTTCGGATCCCGCATCCTGGTTCAAGAATCCGCGCGTACCAGCGCGCTGCACGCGGCCTACTATTTCGGAGATGCGCAGACGGTTCCGGTCGACTCCGCGGGGATAATCGATGCAGGTGCGTTGGCGCAACGATTCGCAGCGGGCACGAGTTCCCTGTTCCTCGGCGAACACGCCAACGTTGAATCGGGCGCCATTCAGGATCTGCCAGCGGTCTTCGCCGCCTGCGACGCGGTCGGCGTGCCGAGCGTGATCGACGCGTCGGTCACCGCAGGGCGCCTGGAAATTCCCTCCGGTTGGGATGCGCTGGTATTGGACGCCGGCGAGTGGGGTGCGGGCTTCCGACTGGGCTTCGTCGTGGCGCGGCCCTCCACCCGGCTGCGTCCGGTCTGGCCCCCCGACGCCGAGGCATGGTTCCCCGGGGGAATTTCCGCACCGCTCGCCTTCACGGCGGCGGTGGCGCTGGAGCACGCAGTCGCCGAGCGCGCGGCCGAGCAGGCAAGGATCTTCGCCCTGAGCGCAATCCTGCGAGCCGAATTGGAGAGCGTGGAGGGGGTCTGCGTGGTCGGGCCGCCCGAGCCGAGCCGCCGCATGGCGCACATCGTGTCGGTGGCGCTGCAAGGTGCGGACGGCGAGGCCGTCGCGCGGGAGCTAGGCAAGGCCGGGTACGCGGTCGGCACTGGGTCCGCATGCACGTCAAGCACCATCGAACCCAATCACGTGCTCCGTGCGATGGGGGTGGCATTCGACGGTCACTTGCGGTTCACGCTTGACCACCAAAGCGTTGAGAGCGACGTCGTTGGGTTCGGGCCGGTTCTGGACGGTGTTCTGCGCTCGATCTAG
- a CDS encoding HesB/IscA family protein, whose translation MTEISEIATHGVNLTPAAADKVRALLEQEGRDDLRLRLAVQPGGCSGLIYQLYFDERILDGDAVKDYDGVEVVVDKMSVPYLEGATVDFADSIERQGFTIDNPNAGESCACGGSFA comes from the coding sequence ATGACCGAGATTTCCGAGATCGCCACCCACGGCGTCAACCTCACACCCGCAGCCGCCGATAAGGTGCGCGCGCTGCTGGAACAAGAAGGCCGCGATGACCTACGCCTGCGGCTCGCCGTGCAGCCTGGGGGATGCTCGGGCCTGATTTACCAGCTCTACTTCGATGAGAGGATCCTCGACGGCGACGCGGTCAAGGACTATGACGGCGTCGAGGTCGTTGTCGACAAGATGTCCGTTCCTTACTTGGAGGGGGCGACGGTCGACTTCGCGGACTCGATCGAACGGCAGGGGTTCACGATCGACAACCCGAACGCGGGCGAGAGCTGCGCATGCGGGGGATCATTCGCCTAG
- a CDS encoding GTPase, with protein MFGKFSRSDASDVANLGRMWDENMASISRVNILVIGETGVGKSTLINAVFGADFAPTGTGRPVTEGVHQYQSADGTFALYDSQGFEIGAKDSPLDWLRGHFSGNRAADPADIIHAAWYCVSAYSARMTDGQAAVIKELSSLGIPVILVMTQVPKVNGVVISRALAFQQALLDMRLPTADGQVHLTCALADPERDEEQFGLQEVVEATSFRIPADQQTAFVAAQRVDLAAKNRKARTLTAAASAAAAGIGAAPLPLADAPALAAIQLGLMVKISHIFGVSKQDTQKIAFGTGGITTLVGRQLVAGLARLIPGAGNVLTAAVASTLTGAVGESWRAVCYKVATGQVDLRSAAGIAEAATTFRDVFGTRVRLPNASKSGSSK; from the coding sequence ATGTTCGGAAAATTCAGTCGTAGCGACGCCAGCGATGTCGCGAATCTGGGGCGCATGTGGGATGAAAACATGGCCTCCATATCGCGTGTCAACATCCTGGTCATCGGGGAAACCGGGGTCGGAAAATCGACGCTGATCAATGCGGTCTTCGGAGCGGATTTTGCTCCGACGGGGACCGGGCGACCGGTCACGGAGGGAGTGCACCAGTATCAGAGTGCCGACGGAACATTTGCGCTCTATGACTCGCAAGGCTTTGAGATTGGAGCCAAAGACTCCCCCCTGGACTGGCTGCGCGGGCACTTCTCAGGTAACCGGGCGGCGGATCCTGCCGACATCATCCACGCCGCGTGGTACTGCGTTTCCGCCTATTCGGCGCGGATGACGGACGGTCAAGCAGCCGTCATAAAGGAATTGAGTTCACTTGGAATTCCCGTGATCCTTGTGATGACGCAGGTGCCAAAGGTCAACGGAGTGGTGATTTCGCGGGCGCTCGCGTTTCAGCAGGCGCTGCTCGACATGCGCCTTCCCACGGCCGACGGCCAGGTGCATTTGACCTGCGCTCTGGCCGATCCGGAACGCGACGAGGAACAATTCGGGCTGCAGGAGGTGGTCGAGGCCACGTCCTTTCGCATTCCCGCAGACCAGCAAACGGCTTTCGTTGCCGCGCAGCGCGTGGACCTCGCTGCGAAGAATCGCAAGGCGCGAACGTTGACGGCCGCCGCCTCGGCCGCGGCGGCTGGTATTGGCGCCGCTCCCCTGCCGCTCGCGGATGCGCCGGCGCTTGCCGCCATTCAACTCGGTCTGATGGTGAAGATCTCGCACATTTTCGGCGTCTCGAAACAGGACACCCAAAAGATCGCATTCGGCACCGGCGGGATCACCACCCTGGTCGGCCGCCAACTCGTGGCGGGGCTCGCGCGGCTCATCCCCGGCGCAGGCAACGTCCTCACCGCGGCGGTCGCGAGCACGCTGACGGGAGCCGTCGGCGAATCCTGGCGCGCCGTGTGCTACAAGGTCGCTACCGGCCAGGTGGATCTGCGCAGCGCGGCCGGAATCGCGGAGGCGGCCACTACCTTTCGCGACGTCTTTGGCACCCGCGTTCGGCTTCCCAACGCTTCGAAGTCGGGTTCTTCCAAATAG
- the rarD gene encoding EamA family transporter RarD — MQPQSAHRPTARDISLGLAPYLLWGVFPLYFHALQPAGALEVIVHRAVWGLASCLLVLVFMRRLGQLRRAMSNRTIFARLSVAGLLIAINWTTYVYAVQSGHTVDAALGYFINPLVTVVLGMVVLKERITRLQTAAVVLGVIAVVIIVVGLGNLPWVSLVLAGSFGAYALVKKDVANQVEPIEGMAVETMAISVPLVGYYIWLLTQNQTSIQNYSPANALPLGWHVALLVGAGAVTMIPLVLFAAAAKRLPLTVIGMLQYVNPIIQLIIGVLVFHEAMQPTRWVATGVIWIALVVLTVDAVRTGRQNAHLQSAN; from the coding sequence ATGCAACCACAGTCAGCTCACCGACCAACGGCTCGGGACATCTCGCTAGGCCTCGCCCCGTACCTGCTGTGGGGAGTCTTCCCGCTCTACTTCCACGCGCTTCAACCCGCGGGCGCCCTGGAGGTAATTGTCCACCGTGCCGTGTGGGGGCTGGCATCGTGCCTCCTTGTGCTCGTATTCATGCGCAGGCTGGGGCAATTGCGACGCGCCATGTCGAACCGAACGATCTTCGCCCGGCTTTCGGTGGCGGGTCTGCTGATCGCGATCAACTGGACGACCTACGTCTACGCTGTGCAATCCGGGCACACCGTCGATGCCGCGTTGGGGTATTTCATCAATCCCCTGGTCACCGTCGTTCTCGGAATGGTGGTCCTCAAGGAGCGAATCACCCGCTTGCAGACCGCAGCAGTCGTTTTGGGCGTCATAGCCGTCGTAATAATCGTGGTCGGGCTCGGAAACTTGCCGTGGGTGTCGCTGGTTCTCGCAGGCTCATTTGGCGCATACGCGCTCGTCAAGAAGGATGTCGCGAATCAGGTCGAACCCATCGAGGGCATGGCCGTCGAGACGATGGCCATCTCCGTTCCCCTGGTCGGCTACTACATATGGCTATTGACCCAAAACCAGACTTCGATTCAAAACTACTCGCCGGCCAATGCGCTGCCTCTCGGGTGGCACGTCGCCCTGCTGGTTGGCGCTGGAGCCGTCACGATGATCCCCCTGGTGCTGTTCGCGGCAGCCGCAAAGAGGCTTCCCCTCACCGTCATCGGGATGCTGCAATACGTCAACCCGATTATCCAGCTGATCATCGGCGTCCTTGTATTTCACGAGGCGATGCAGCCGACCCGCTGGGTCGCCACCGGTGTCATTTGGATTGCGCTCGTGGTCCTGACGGTCGATGCGGTGCGCACTGGTCGGCAAAATGCCCACTTGCAGTCGGCCAATTAG
- a CDS encoding chorismate-binding protein, translating to MVGSARFAGIDFADIVESVDLKRHPDRLQNGTWFVVATFEGTITGWRFRHTTPSIPSDNAPHKWRGPAPGAWASSMDKKSYCAAVETVRAHVVEGEVYQANVCRILSAPMPAEPDAEALAALLSAGNPAPYQGYIQVPAGHGSDPIWVVTASPELYLRVRGARISSSPIKGTARTPDGLSDKDRAENIMITDLVRNDLQRICEPGTITVDPLLATEDHPGLTHLVSTVHGALATREWARILAETFPPGSISGAPKEAALAIIAKLETAPRGPYCGAIGVIDADRDEATLAVGIRTFWWEQPGVMRFGTGAGITFESDAEAEWAETELKAARLIALASGGTVA from the coding sequence ATGGTCGGTTCAGCCCGTTTCGCCGGCATCGATTTCGCGGACATCGTTGAGTCTGTCGACCTAAAGCGGCACCCCGATCGCCTGCAAAACGGCACGTGGTTCGTGGTTGCTACGTTCGAGGGCACCATAACGGGCTGGCGATTTCGCCACACAACTCCCTCGATTCCAAGCGACAACGCCCCCCACAAATGGCGAGGTCCGGCGCCGGGGGCATGGGCCTCGTCCATGGATAAGAAGAGCTACTGCGCGGCAGTCGAAACCGTGCGCGCACACGTGGTCGAAGGCGAGGTCTACCAAGCCAACGTGTGCAGAATCCTCAGCGCGCCGATGCCAGCCGAACCAGATGCAGAGGCGCTGGCGGCCCTGCTCAGCGCCGGGAATCCGGCCCCCTACCAGGGTTACATTCAGGTCCCGGCCGGTCACGGATCCGATCCCATCTGGGTGGTGACCGCGTCGCCCGAGCTATACCTGCGCGTCCGCGGCGCCCGCATCAGTTCTTCCCCGATCAAGGGCACCGCGCGAACCCCTGACGGATTGAGCGACAAGGACCGCGCCGAAAACATCATGATCACGGATCTGGTCCGCAACGACCTGCAACGGATCTGCGAACCGGGCACCATCACCGTCGATCCGCTCCTAGCTACCGAAGACCACCCCGGGCTGACACACCTGGTATCGACGGTGCACGGCGCATTAGCGACGCGCGAGTGGGCAAGGATTCTCGCGGAAACTTTTCCGCCGGGATCGATTTCGGGCGCGCCGAAGGAGGCGGCCCTCGCCATCATCGCGAAGCTGGAGACCGCACCTCGCGGCCCCTACTGCGGCGCCATCGGCGTTATCGATGCGGACAGGGACGAGGCCACCCTCGCCGTCGGGATACGCACATTTTGGTGGGAGCAGCCGGGCGTGATGCGGTTCGGCACCGGCGCCGGCATCACATTCGAGTCGGATGCGGAAGCGGAATGGGCCGAGACCGAGCTGAAGGCCGCGCGCCTGATCGCGCTCGCTAGCGGGGGCACGGTCGCGTGA